A region of Streptomyces halobius DNA encodes the following proteins:
- the mshC gene encoding cysteine--1-D-myo-inosityl 2-amino-2-deoxy-alpha-D-glucopyranoside ligase, with translation MHAWPASEVPALPGQGRDLSLHDTATGGRVTLAPGPVARIYVCGITPYDATHMGHAATYNAFDLVQRVWLDTKRQVHYVQNVTDVDDPLLERAARTGDDWTALAERETALFREDMTALRMLPPRHYTGAVEAIPGIVPLVERLRDAGAAYELDGDIYFSVESDAHFGEVSGLDAATMRLLSAERGGDPEREGKKNPLDPMLWMAARDGEPSWDGDSLGRGRPGWHIECVAIALDHLGMGFDVQGGGSDLTFPHHEMGASHAQALTGEFPFAKAYVHAGMVALNGEKMSKSKGNLVFVSTVRRDGTDPAAIRLALLAHHYRSDWEWTDVVLDEAVARLARWRAAVSRPDGPSADAVLEQIRTALADDLGSPAALAAVDEWAAAQEGGGGSDEGAPGLVSRAVDALLGVAL, from the coding sequence ATGCATGCTTGGCCCGCTTCTGAGGTCCCCGCCCTGCCTGGACAGGGCCGCGACCTGAGCCTCCACGACACCGCGACCGGCGGACGGGTGACCCTCGCCCCCGGTCCCGTCGCCCGTATCTATGTCTGCGGCATCACGCCGTACGACGCCACCCACATGGGGCACGCGGCGACCTACAACGCGTTCGACCTCGTGCAGCGCGTATGGCTCGACACGAAGCGTCAGGTCCACTACGTGCAGAACGTCACCGACGTCGACGATCCGCTGCTGGAGCGGGCCGCCAGGACCGGTGACGACTGGACGGCGCTCGCCGAGCGCGAGACCGCCCTGTTCCGCGAGGACATGACGGCCCTGCGGATGCTGCCGCCCCGCCACTACACAGGCGCCGTCGAGGCGATACCCGGCATCGTCCCCCTGGTGGAGCGGCTGCGGGACGCCGGCGCCGCCTACGAACTCGACGGTGACATCTACTTCTCCGTCGAGTCCGACGCCCATTTCGGCGAGGTCTCCGGACTGGACGCCGCGACGATGCGGCTGCTGTCCGCCGAACGCGGCGGCGACCCCGAGCGGGAGGGCAAGAAGAACCCGCTCGACCCGATGCTGTGGATGGCCGCCCGCGACGGCGAGCCGAGCTGGGACGGCGACTCGCTGGGCCGCGGCCGGCCCGGCTGGCACATCGAGTGCGTCGCCATCGCCCTCGACCACCTCGGCATGGGCTTCGACGTCCAGGGCGGCGGCTCGGACCTCACCTTCCCGCACCACGAGATGGGCGCCTCGCACGCCCAGGCCCTCACCGGCGAGTTCCCGTTCGCCAAGGCGTATGTGCACGCCGGGATGGTGGCCCTGAACGGCGAGAAGATGTCCAAGTCCAAGGGCAACCTGGTCTTCGTCTCCACGGTGCGGCGCGACGGCACCGACCCGGCCGCCATCCGGCTGGCGCTGCTCGCGCACCACTACCGCAGCGACTGGGAGTGGACCGACGTGGTCCTGGACGAGGCGGTGGCCCGGCTGGCGCGGTGGCGTGCCGCGGTCTCCCGGCCTGACGGCCCGTCGGCTGACGCGGTGTTGGAGCAGATCCGTACGGCTCTCGCCGACGACCTGGGCTCCCCGGCCGCGCTCGCCGCAGTGGATGAGTGGGCTGCCGCCCAGGAGGGCGGCGGGGGGTCGGACGAGGGGGCGCCCGGGTTGGTGTCGCGTGCCGTCGACGCGCTGCTGGGGGTTGCGCTCTAA